A single Osmerus mordax isolate fOsmMor3 chromosome 7, fOsmMor3.pri, whole genome shotgun sequence DNA region contains:
- the prdm2a gene encoding PR domain zinc finger protein 2: MEDSPKLNISKFGEDENVEEQQQEEEEEEEEDNDDYEEEEIEDKDSDSNASCQRPDAKLSGNLSEGIEPVPEGMQEDSDRDADVEFRDSFPCQHCDRHFTSRQGLERHLHIHALANHQTHTFKCKYCSKSFGSKVGRRRHERRHERTRPGSLIKPVGSVCSPLQTDAASAAAGSCTSGLAEGDPKSVCDERGESRGDHACKYCKKVFSTHTNMRRHQRRIHERHLRLKGKSLLSSSQATPLKLSATSSQKDPKLVCETNPAVVQVNEGEQEQQYMLDISSNISENLSFYIDGKIVSTSTVSTCEVLEVNAGTALVSLDAVILNPAQIGQALNVEAATGKEIPGQPLTKRRTATPPLLPQIKTELESESVLTSSSSSIMSSLIESLLPHNTESTVLQKEKTVFLSPKLKQLLQSQDGLRPTLALITDGQNLCSPLSLTVLPAGSGRFKRRTGSPPNTPQQSPTLNVENTVPDQGGSAVLIEPQSKSHCSSPALDMSSNDDNASCPPVEEPMTTCVLHDGWPSMSGGNSCNQQPLDLSAAVRRSEDEASEEAVLDLSLQRKSPDDLETKGDVTLQPPAKKRKPDASMLAKVLRNEYANLDISGGEQGVDLCENSEAPLVTDIAIVTTSDISAATEGLVFGLALPAATLNPSPSSNPVSIHPSSCTFALTASSTHTVLPTSPSLFTVLAPPTCTSTSGVVTPKISSEPFVICTDKPFNSDVQCNLSTGLPDWATANAASLVTISQPIDPTLNLHSQMFLADPNINQMALTAPILHSTISSEVPCPPALTLNDSLVNSFNITSNTVLIECTIALDAPENIVPTAITVQESLGEPPSPVEMVINHVEQQQIVSMPHQDTAEPAYLVSSLAESVTLSTTATVIPDFPPDGEINETPVSDVKQEVTQKEEKTEESIDDSKNAIETTPETAPPTSTETAEEANDTKPVETFTKNFMCNVCDKLFHSMKELGHHVSEHSDTWPYKCEFCVQLFDNPSALLEHRSSLHGVGKIYICSLCTKEFAYLCNLKHHQEELHQGQQCTHTEEEKGKLRPQNYNSSGKVNPETIPLKPPTESDRIVTKDEEELDEATEELFTTIKIMASDGLKVKGPDVRLGINQHYPSYKPPPFPYHNRSPAGSVASATNFTTHNIPQTFSTAIRCTKCGKSFDNMPELHKHILSCANASDKRRYTPKKNPIPLRHFAKAQNGVLSSTNATNGQNAPQMASQTNRPKSNQEAPPKQKLSALNKRKKQLVQRAITRRSKSQGASSNKVSSAQVVEEQEIFACPHCSREFTYRRSRTKHMAVCPMKPKETKKRKDGDVSFTKENNGHLRRGAAQEEEKKQAPQQKTRAHSSNLAKRAANTPEQAVLANKKSRTIAKGSVQPQQEAPKLTALSVVRPINSQRQDGRGQHGVKDVPNSVTVVNTRQAPPQTMQEVSPQADTPGSEGVSGQERVGGE; the protein is encoded by the coding sequence ATGGAGGACTCTCCAAAGTTAAACATTTCAAAGTTTGGGGAGGATGAAAATGTAgaagagcagcagcaggaggaagaagaggaggaggaagaggacaatgaCGAttacgaggaagaggagattgaGGATAAGGACTCGGATTCAAACGCGTCCTGCCAAAGACCTGACGCCAAACTCTCTGGAAACCTGAGTGAGGGTATAGAACCAGTCCCTGAGGGGATGCAAGAGGATTCTGACCGTGACGCTGATGTCGAATTCCGTGACTCATTCCCCTGCCAGCACTGTGACAGACATTTCACCAGTAGGCAAGGCTTGGAACGTCACTTACACATACACGCTTTGGCCAACCACCAGACgcatacatttaaatgtaaatactgcAGCAAGTCTTTTGGCTCAAAGGTTGGTCGGAGGAGACATGAAAGGAGGCATGAGAGGACGAGGCCTGGCTCGTTGATAAAGCCAGTGGGCTCCGTGTGTTCTCCGTTACAGACTGACGCTGCCTCTGCGGCAGCTGGCTCCTGTACCTCAGGTTTGGCAGAGGGAGATCCTAAATCCGTCTGTGACGAGCGTGGAGAATCACGGGGCGATCATGCCTGCAAGTACTGCAAAAAGGTTTTCAGCACGCACACGAACATGCGACGACATCAGCGCAGAATTCACGAGCGACACCTCAGGCTCAAAGGAAAGTCCCTGCTGTCGTCGTCGCAGGCAACGCCGCTGAAACTGTCGGCCACGTCGTCTCAGAAGGACCCCAAGCTCGTCTGCGAGACAAACCCAGCTGTAGTTCAAGTGAACGAGGGAGAACAAGAGCAGCAGTACATGCTCGACATCTCCAGTAACATCTCGGAGAACCTCAGCTTTTATATCGACGGGAAGATAGTGTCGACCAGCACTGTCAGCACTTGTGAAGTACTGGAAGTCAACGCTGGAACTGCCCTGGTTAGCCTGGATGCAGTGATTCTTAATCCCGCCCAGATTGGCCAGGCTCTGAATGTGGAGGCTGCTACAGGGAAAGAAATCCCCGGTCAGCCATTGacgaaaaggagaaccgcaacACCGCCTCTGCTACCACAAATAAAAACCGAACTGGAATCAGAGTCAGTACTTACATCCTCTTCCTCGTCTATTATGTCCTCACTGATAGAAAGTCTGCTTCCTCATAATACAGAGTCTACAGTTCTCCAGAAGGAGAAAACTGTTTTCCTGTCGCCTAAATTAAAACAGCTCTTACAGAGTCAAGATGGCCTCAGGCCTACTCTTGCCCTAATTACAGATGGCCAGAATCTATGTTCGccactctccctcactgtcttgCCAGCAGGATCCGGGAGGTTTAAAAGGAGAACTGGATCTCCTCCAAACACACCGCAACAAAGCCCGACGTTAAATGTTGAAAACACAGTACCCGACCAAGGAGGTTCAGCGGTGCTCATTGAACCGCAGTCGAAAAGTCACTGTAGTTCACCCGCACTCGACATGTCGAGTAATGATGACAACGCTTCCTGTCCGCCTGTGGAGGAGCCAATGACGACTTGCGTCCTGCACGATGGCTGGCCTTCGATGAGCGGTGGTAATTCCTGCAACCAGCAACCTCTGGATCTCTCTGCTGCCGTCAGAAGAAGCGAAGACGAGGCGTCCGAGGAAGCGGTGTTAGATTTGAGTTTGCAAAGAAAGAGCCCTGACGATTTAGAAACAAAGGGAGATGTTACACTTCAGCCTCCAGCCAAAAAGAGAAAGCCTGACGCCAGCATGTTGGCAAAGGTCCTAAGAAATGAGTACGCAAACCTAGATATTAGCGGCGGCGAGCAAGGAGTGGATTTGTGCGAAAATTCCGAGGCACCTTTAGTCACAGACATTGCTATAGTAACCACCTCTGACATATCAGCTGCTACTGAAGGACTTGTGTTTGGATTGGCCCTTCCCGCTGCTACACTCAATCCATCACCTTCCTCTAATCCggtctccatccatccttcatcATGTACTTTTGCACTTACTGCTTCttctacacatacagtactccCAACTTCACCCTCACTGTTTACAGTTTTAGCACCACCCACTTGTACTTCAACCTCTGGTGTTGTGACCCCGAAAATATCCTCAGAACCTTTTGTCATCTGCACTGACAAACCGTTTAACTCAGATGTGCAGTGTAATTTGAGCACTGGCTTGCCAGATTGGGCTACTGCCAATGCTGCAAGCCTGGTTACCATCTCCCAGCCTATTGACCCAACACTTAATCTACACAGTCAAATGTTTCTTGCCGATCCCAATATTAATCAAATGGCACTCACTGCACCGATTCTTCACTCGACCATCAGCTCTGAAGTTCCTTGTCCACCAGCTTTGACTCTTAACGATTCTCTTGTCAACTCCTTTAACATTACAAGCAACACTGTTTTAATTGAATGTACCATAGCCCTAGATGCCCCAGAGAATATTGTACCAACTGCTATAACAGTACAGGAAAGCCTTGGGGAACCCCCATCACCAGTTGAGATGGTCATAAATCATGTTGAGCAGCAACAGATTGTTTCCATGCCTCATCAAGACACTGCTGAACCTGCTTATCTAGTATCCTCCTTAGCAGAATCTGTCACTCTTTCAACCACAGCTACGGTCATACCTGATTTTCCTCCTGATGGAGAAATAAATGAAACCCCTGTCTCTGACGTAAAACAGGAAGTAACCCAAAAAGAGGAGAAAACGGAAGAATCGATAGATGACTCTAAGAACGCCATTGAAACGACACCTGAAACagccccacccacctccactGAAACGGCAGAAGAAGCAAATGACACCAAGCCAGTGGAGACTTTCACGAAGAACTTCATGTGCAATGTTTGCGACAAGCTTTTTCATTCTATGAAGGAGCTGGGCCATCACGTAAGTGAGCATTCTGACACGTGGCCGTACAAATGCGAGTTCTGTGTGCAGCTGTTCGACAACCCCTCTGCTTTGCTCGAACACCGCTCGTCCCTCCACGGTGTCGGCAAGATCTACATTTGCAGTTTGTGTACCAAGGAATTTGCCTACCTTTGCAACCTGAAACACCACCAGGAAGAGCTGCATCAGGGCCAGCAGTGCAcccacacagaggaagagaagggcaaGCTACGACCCCAGAattacaacagttcagggaaagTCAACCCAGAGACTATACCGCTCAAACCCCCAACGGAGTCCGATCGAATTGTAACAAAGGACGAGGAAGAACTGGACGAGGCCACCGAGGAATTATTCACAACAATAAAGATAATGGCTTCTGACGGACTAAAGGTCAAAGGTCCAGATGTGCGCCTTGGGATCAACCAGCATTACCCCAGCTATAaacctcctccttttccctaCCACAATCGCTCGCCTGCTGGCTCCGTGGCGTCAGCCACCAACTTCACCACCCACAATATCCCTCAGACCTTCAGCACTGCAATCCGATGCACCAAGTGTGGCAAAAGCTTTGATAACATGCCCGAGCTTCACAAACACATCCTTTCCTGCGCCAACGCCAGTGACAAAAGACGTTACACGCCCAAGAAGAATCCTATTCCACTTCGACACTTTGCAAAAGCCCAAAATGGAGTGTTGTCTTCTACTAACGCTACAAATGGACAGAATGCCCCCCAGATGGCGAGTCAAACCAACAGGCCCAAATCGAATCAGGAAGCCCCTCCCAAACAGAAGCTAAGTGCACTCAACAAAAGGAAAAAACAGTTGGTTCAAAGAGCCATCACGCGGAGGAGTAAGTCACAAGGCGCTTCGTCTAATAAAGTCTCCTCCGCTCAagtggtggaggagcaggagatctTTGCCTGTCCGCACTGCAGTAGGGAGTTCACGTACCGCCGGAGCCGAACTAAGCACATGGCAGTGTGCCCCATGAAACCGAAAGAGACGAAGAAGAGAAAAGACGGAGACGTCTCCTTCACTAAAGAAAACAACGGGCACCTTCGACGAGGAGCAGCtcaggaagaagagaaaaagcAAGCACCCCAACAGAAGACCAGAGCCCACAGTTccaacctggcaaagagggcggCCAACACACCTGAACAAGCGGTTCTAGCAAACAAAAAAAGTAGAACCATCGCAAAGGGAAGCGTCCAACCACAGCAAGAGGCTCCCAAGCTCACGGCTCTGTCCGTAGTGCGGCCGATCAACTCTCAACGCCAAGACGGTAGGGGACAGCATGGTGTCAAAGACGTCCCTAACAGCGTTACTGTGGTAAACACCAGACAGGCTCCCCCACAGACTATGCAGGAGGTTTccccacaggcagacacaccagggagtgagggagtgtcTGGCCAGGAGAGGGTTGGCGGTGAATGA